The Tamandua tetradactyla isolate mTamTet1 chromosome 5, mTamTet1.pri, whole genome shotgun sequence genome window below encodes:
- the MLEC gene encoding malectin → MLGARRGEEAAVALMRLLLLMLLPALRRSELGVAGAAGAGLPESVIWAVNAGGEAHVDVHGIHFRKDPLEGRVGRASDYGMKLPILRSNPEDQILYQTERYNEETFGYEVPIKEEGDYVLVLKFAEVYFAQSQQKVFDVRLNGHVVVKDLDIFDRVGHSTAHDEIIPMSIRKGKLSVQGEVSTFTGRLYIEFVKGYYDNPKVCALYIMAGTVDDVPKLQPHPGLEKKEEEEEEEEYDEGSNLKRQTNKNRVQSGPRTPNPYASDNSSLMFPILVAFGVFIPTLFCLCRL, encoded by the exons ATGCTGGGGGCCCGGCGTGGTGAGGAAGCCGCCGTGGCGCTCATGCGACTGCTGCTGCTCATGCTGTTGCCGGCGCTCCGGAGGTCGGAGCTCGGCGTGGCGGGCGCGGCGGGGGCCGGGTTGCCGGAGAGCGTCATTTGGGCGGTCAACGCCGGCGGTGAAGCGCATGTGGACGTGCATGGGATCCACTTCCGCAAGGACCCTTTGGAAGGCCGGGTGGGCCGAG CCTCAGACTATGGCATGAAACTGCCAATCCTGCGCTCCAACCCTGAGGACCAGATCCTTTATCAAACAGAGAGGTACAACGAGGAGACCTTTGGCTATGAAGTGCCCATCAAAGAGGAGGGGGACTATGTGCTCGTATTGAAATTTGCTGAGGTCTATTTTGCACAGTCCCAGCAGAAG GTGTTTGATGTGCGATTGAATGGCCATGTTGTGGTGAAGGACTTGGATATCTTTGACCGCGTTGGGCACAGCACTGCTCACGATGAGATCATCCCTATGAGCATCAGAAAGGGGAAGCTGAGCGTCCAGGGGGAGGTGTCTACCTTTACAGGGAGGCTCTACATCGAGTTTGTCAAG GGGTACTACGACAATCCCAAAGTCTGTGCACTCTACATCATGGCTGGGACAGTGGATG ATGTACCAAAGCTGCAGCCACATCCAGgattggagaagaaagaagaggaagaagaagaagaagaatatgATGAAGGATCTAATCTGAAAAGACAGACCAATAAGAATCGAGTTCAGTCTGGCCCCCGTACGCCCAATCCCTATGCCTCTGACAACAGCAGCCTCATGTTTCCTATCCTGGTGGCCTTCGGAGTCTTCATTCCAACCCTCTTTTGCCTCTGCCGGTTGTGA